The Dokdonella koreensis DS-123 genome has a segment encoding these proteins:
- the hflD gene encoding high frequency lysogenization protein HflD, which produces MRESRVIALAGVFQACALVREMAMEGRCDTQAAQASIASIFRIDADSPEAVFGGLSRLRPGLETLIAQIESSDRDPQLTQLVVATLRLERKLSRRPAMLEALRRAIESAQRQVDHFGIDNPSIHSRLAAIYVDTLSTLRPRIVVHGNPVQLTQESKVEQIRALLLAAIRAAVLWRQVGGNQWRLLFRRREYAMLARGLLARATLDAG; this is translated from the coding sequence ATGCGTGAATCACGGGTCATCGCCCTCGCCGGCGTGTTCCAGGCCTGCGCCCTGGTGCGCGAGATGGCGATGGAGGGCCGCTGCGACACGCAGGCCGCCCAGGCCAGCATCGCCAGCATCTTCCGGATCGACGCGGACAGCCCCGAGGCCGTCTTCGGCGGCCTTTCCCGGTTGCGCCCGGGGCTGGAAACCCTGATCGCCCAGATCGAGTCCAGCGACCGCGACCCGCAACTGACCCAGTTGGTGGTCGCCACCCTGCGCCTGGAACGCAAGCTCTCGCGCAGGCCGGCGATGCTCGAGGCGCTGCGACGTGCGATCGAATCGGCACAGCGGCAGGTGGACCATTTCGGGATCGACAACCCGTCGATCCATTCCCGGCTCGCCGCGATCTACGTGGACACCCTGTCCACGCTGCGGCCCCGCATCGTCGTGCACGGCAATCCGGTGCAGCTGACGCAGGAGTCCAAGGTCGAACAGATCCGCGCCCTGCTGCTCGCGGCGATCCGCGCCGCCGTGCTGTGGCGCCAGGTCGGCGGCAACCAGTGGCGGCTGCTGTTCCGGCGCCGCGAGTACGCGATGCTGGCTCGCGGCCTGTTGGCGCGGGCGACGCTCGACGCCGGCTGA
- the mnmA gene encoding tRNA 2-thiouridine(34) synthase MnmA: MATGPVIVGVSGGVDSSVAAALLQSAGHAVAGLFMKNWEEDDRDGPCRAEADRKDAVALCARLGIPFHARNFASEYWDQVFAHFLAEYGAGRTPNPDVLCNREIKFKTFLDHARALGAERIATGHYARIGHANGRWQLLRGRDADKDQSYFLHALGQEQLAATLFPVGELTKPQVRQIARDLGLATHDKKDSTGICFIGERDFRAFLARYLPAQPGPIHTPDGRLIGEHAGAMYYTLGQRGGLGIGGQRGAGGEPWYVVGKDVAANIVYAVQGNANAWLLSHRLAAGEVHWIAGSPPAGRFDCAAKTRYRQPDQACHVELTGDGCIVRFDQPQRAVTPGQSVVFYDGEACLGGAVIERSDAPLEQWNEVPSHA; encoded by the coding sequence ATGGCTACGGGGCCGGTGATCGTCGGCGTGTCCGGCGGCGTCGATTCGTCGGTCGCCGCCGCCCTGCTGCAATCGGCCGGCCATGCGGTGGCCGGCCTGTTCATGAAGAACTGGGAGGAGGACGACCGGGACGGGCCGTGCCGTGCCGAGGCCGACCGCAAGGACGCCGTTGCGCTCTGCGCCCGGCTGGGCATCCCGTTCCATGCACGCAACTTCGCGTCCGAGTACTGGGACCAGGTCTTCGCGCACTTCCTGGCCGAGTACGGTGCCGGCCGGACGCCCAACCCGGACGTGCTCTGCAACCGCGAGATCAAGTTCAAGACCTTCCTGGACCATGCCCGGGCGCTCGGCGCCGAGCGAATCGCCACCGGCCACTACGCCCGCATCGGCCACGCCAACGGACGCTGGCAGCTGCTGCGGGGACGCGATGCCGACAAGGACCAGAGCTACTTCCTGCATGCGCTGGGCCAGGAGCAGCTGGCGGCGACGCTGTTCCCGGTCGGCGAGCTGACCAAGCCGCAGGTGCGGCAGATCGCCCGCGACCTCGGATTGGCCACCCACGACAAGAAGGACTCGACCGGCATCTGCTTCATCGGCGAACGCGACTTCCGCGCCTTCCTCGCGCGCTACCTGCCGGCGCAGCCCGGCCCGATCCACACGCCGGACGGACGGCTGATCGGCGAGCATGCCGGCGCGATGTACTACACGCTCGGCCAGCGCGGCGGGCTGGGCATCGGCGGCCAGCGCGGCGCCGGCGGGGAGCCGTGGTACGTGGTCGGCAAGGACGTGGCTGCCAATATCGTCTATGCCGTCCAGGGCAACGCCAACGCCTGGCTGCTGTCGCACCGGCTGGCCGCGGGCGAGGTCCATTGGATCGCCGGATCGCCTCCCGCGGGACGCTTCGACTGCGCCGCGAAAACCCGCTACCGGCAACCGGATCAGGCCTGCCACGTCGAGCTGACCGGCGATGGCTGCATCGTGCGGTTCGACCAGCCGCAGCGTGCGGTCACGCCGGGCCAGTCGGTCGTCTTCTACGACGGCGAGGCCTGTCTCGGCGGCGCCGTCATCGAGCGCAGCGACGCGCCGCTCGAACAATGGAACGAGGTACCTTCCCATGCGTGA
- a CDS encoding NUDIX hydrolase, translating to MNIDATGNLASADDIDVWRPHVTVATVVQRAGRFLLVEEDIRGEIVLNQPAGHLDPDESLLDAAIRETLEETGWDVALTAFLGVQQWTRGGNDRQFVRFVFAAEPLRHHADRALDTGIVQTLWLSREEIAAAGDRLRSPMVLASVEDWLAGPRLPLDAIRYLTAAAG from the coding sequence ATGAATATCGACGCGACCGGAAACCTCGCATCGGCCGACGACATCGACGTCTGGCGCCCCCACGTGACGGTCGCCACGGTGGTCCAGCGCGCCGGGCGTTTCCTGCTGGTCGAGGAAGACATCCGCGGCGAAATCGTGCTCAACCAGCCGGCCGGTCATCTCGATCCGGATGAATCGCTGCTGGACGCGGCGATCCGCGAGACCTTGGAGGAAACCGGCTGGGACGTCGCCCTGACGGCGTTCCTCGGCGTTCAGCAATGGACCCGCGGCGGCAACGACCGCCAGTTCGTCCGCTTCGTCTTCGCCGCCGAACCGCTGCGCCACCATGCCGACCGGGCGCTGGACACGGGCATCGTGCAGACCCTGTGGCTGAGCCGCGAGGAGATCGCCGCCGCCGGCGACCGTCTGCGCAGCCCGATGGTCCTGGCCAGCGTCGAGGATTGGCTCGCCGGCCCACGCCTGCCGCTGGATGCGATCCGCTATCTCACGGCCGCGGCCGGCTGA
- the clpS gene encoding ATP-dependent Clp protease adapter ClpS, whose translation MTPPQDPHTEHEHDRGLAVEETRPEVARPPLYQVLLLNDDYTPMEFVVVVLESFFGMNRERATQVMLHVHTRGRGICGVFTREVAETKVTQVNEFSRTHQHPLLCTMEKA comes from the coding sequence ATGACCCCACCCCAGGATCCCCATACCGAACACGAGCACGACCGCGGATTGGCGGTCGAGGAAACGCGGCCGGAGGTCGCGCGCCCGCCGCTGTACCAGGTGTTGCTGTTGAATGACGACTACACGCCGATGGAGTTCGTCGTCGTCGTACTGGAGAGCTTCTTCGGCATGAACCGGGAGCGGGCGACCCAGGTGATGCTCCACGTGCATACGCGCGGCCGGGGCATCTGCGGCGTGTTCACCCGCGAAGTGGCCGAGACCAAGGTGACCCAGGTCAACGAATTTTCCAGGACCCACCAGCATCCGTTGCTCTGCACTATGGAAAAAGCCTGA
- the clpA gene encoding ATP-dependent Clp protease ATP-binding subunit ClpA → MFSKDLELTIGQCYKEAREQRHEFMTVEHLLLALLDNPSAIAALRACGADMAKLARDLRSIITETVPVLPAGDERDTQPTLGFQRVLQRAVYHAQSSGRKEVTGANVLVAIYGEKDSHAVYFLGQQDVNRLDIVNYIAHGIAKIGNESGQQPGSPEQPAREGEGGEEPRGNPLSEFANNLNELAGEGRIDPLIGRSEEIERTIQVLCRRRKNNPLYVGEAGVGKTALAEGLAKRIVEGEVPEVLKDCTIYALDLGALVAGTKYRGDFEKRLKAVIAQLKKEPKAILFIDEIHTIIGAGSASGGTMDASNLIKPMLASGEMRCIGSTTYQEFRSVFEKDRALARRFQKIDVVEPTVADSVEILKGLKSRFEEHHNVQYTVEALKAAVDLSVRHIADRLLPDKAIDVIDEAGARQRLLPAGERSGTVDVPEIEFIVARMARIPPKQVSASDRDVLRNLDRNLKMVVFGQDAAIDALASAIKMARSGLGNPDKPIGNFLLAGPTGVGKTEVTRQLAMQLGVELIRFDMSEYMEAHSVSRLIGAPPGYVGFDQGGLLTEQVVKHPHCVLLLDEIEKAHPDVYNILLQIMDRGTLTDTNGREANFKNVILVMTTNAGAQTAARRTIGFVEQNHATDAMEVIRKTFTPEFRNRLDAVVQFTSLDFEHILRVVDKFLIELEAQLQDKQVSLYVDADARRWLAEHGFDPQMGARPMARVIQEHVKRPLADELLFGKLAEGGKVRLSVVDGKLSVETEAAEKLPAVV, encoded by the coding sequence ATGTTCAGCAAAGACCTCGAGCTCACCATCGGCCAGTGCTACAAGGAGGCCCGCGAGCAGCGTCACGAGTTCATGACGGTCGAGCACCTCCTGCTCGCCCTGCTGGACAACCCGTCCGCCATCGCGGCGCTGCGCGCCTGCGGCGCGGACATGGCCAAGCTGGCACGCGACCTGCGCTCGATCATCACCGAGACCGTACCGGTGCTGCCGGCCGGCGACGAGCGCGACACGCAGCCGACGCTCGGCTTCCAGCGGGTGCTGCAGCGGGCGGTCTACCACGCCCAATCCTCGGGTCGCAAGGAAGTCACCGGCGCCAATGTCCTGGTCGCCATCTACGGCGAGAAGGACTCCCACGCCGTCTATTTCCTCGGCCAGCAGGACGTCAACCGCCTCGACATCGTCAACTACATCGCGCACGGCATCGCCAAGATCGGCAACGAGTCCGGCCAGCAGCCGGGCAGCCCCGAACAGCCCGCCCGTGAAGGCGAGGGTGGGGAAGAGCCGCGCGGCAATCCGCTGAGCGAGTTCGCCAACAACCTCAACGAGCTGGCCGGCGAAGGGCGGATCGATCCGCTGATCGGGCGCAGCGAGGAGATCGAGCGCACGATCCAGGTCCTGTGCCGGCGCCGCAAGAACAACCCGCTCTATGTCGGCGAGGCCGGCGTCGGCAAGACCGCACTGGCCGAAGGGCTGGCCAAGCGCATCGTCGAGGGCGAGGTGCCCGAGGTGCTCAAGGACTGCACGATCTACGCCCTGGACCTGGGCGCGCTGGTCGCCGGCACCAAGTATCGCGGCGACTTCGAGAAGCGTCTCAAGGCGGTGATCGCCCAGCTCAAGAAGGAGCCCAAGGCGATCCTGTTCATCGACGAGATCCACACGATCATCGGCGCCGGCTCGGCCTCCGGAGGCACGATGGATGCGTCCAACCTGATCAAGCCGATGCTGGCGTCGGGCGAGATGCGCTGCATCGGCTCGACCACCTACCAGGAGTTCCGCAGCGTCTTCGAGAAGGACCGCGCGCTGGCGCGCCGCTTCCAGAAGATCGACGTCGTCGAGCCGACCGTGGCCGACAGCGTCGAGATCCTGAAGGGCCTGAAGTCGCGGTTCGAGGAACACCACAACGTCCAGTACACGGTCGAGGCGCTCAAGGCGGCGGTGGACCTGTCGGTCCGCCACATCGCCGACCGGCTGCTGCCCGACAAGGCGATCGACGTCATCGACGAGGCCGGCGCGCGCCAGCGGCTGCTGCCCGCCGGCGAGCGCAGCGGCACCGTGGACGTGCCGGAGATCGAGTTCATCGTCGCCCGGATGGCGCGGATCCCGCCCAAGCAGGTGTCCGCCTCCGATCGCGACGTGCTGCGCAATCTCGACCGCAACCTCAAGATGGTCGTCTTCGGCCAGGATGCGGCGATCGACGCGCTCGCCAGCGCGATCAAGATGGCGCGCTCGGGGCTGGGCAATCCCGACAAGCCGATCGGAAACTTCCTGCTGGCCGGGCCGACCGGTGTCGGCAAGACCGAGGTGACGCGCCAGCTGGCGATGCAGCTCGGTGTCGAGCTGATCCGTTTCGACATGTCCGAGTACATGGAGGCGCACTCGGTGTCGCGGCTGATCGGCGCCCCCCCGGGCTATGTCGGCTTCGACCAGGGCGGCCTGCTGACCGAGCAGGTGGTCAAGCACCCGCACTGCGTGCTGCTGCTCGACGAGATCGAGAAGGCGCACCCGGACGTCTACAACATCCTGTTGCAGATCATGGATCGTGGCACGCTGACCGACACCAACGGCCGCGAGGCGAACTTCAAGAACGTGATCTTGGTCATGACGACCAATGCGGGGGCGCAGACGGCGGCGCGCCGCACGATCGGCTTCGTCGAGCAGAACCATGCCACCGATGCGATGGAGGTGATCCGCAAGACCTTCACCCCGGAGTTCCGCAACCGGCTCGACGCGGTCGTGCAGTTCACCTCGCTCGACTTCGAGCACATCCTGCGCGTGGTCGACAAGTTCCTGATCGAGCTGGAGGCCCAGCTGCAGGACAAGCAGGTGTCGCTGTACGTCGATGCCGACGCGCGCCGCTGGCTGGCCGAGCACGGCTTCGACCCGCAGATGGGTGCGCGGCCGATGGCCCGCGTGATCCAGGAGCACGTCAAGCGCCCGCTGGCCGACGAACTCCTGTTCGGCAAGCTGGCAGAGGGCGGCAAGGTGCGCTTGTCGGTCGTCGACGGCAAGCTCTCGGTGGAGACCGAGGCGGCCGAGAAGCTGCCGGCGGTGGTCTGA
- a CDS encoding YcjF family protein translates to MNETEQKSILTLSLMAAFADGEKSPQEREQIKRIADTLAQEGASDLPALYQDVLLRRVSLQSAAGALTSEGARQLAFEMAVCVCDADGVQSDGERRFLEELRSALGLGAGPSRDYVGRAEAIAAVPVQPPATADLASTLSDAELDKTILDASILNGALELLPESLATMAILPLQMRLVYRVGKSYGFELDRGHIKDFLATAGVGLTSQYLEQAGRKLIGGLLGAIGGRLLGGIGKQAVSSGMSFASTYALGHVAKRYYAGNRVLSGQMLREAFEGMLGEARGLQSRYLPQMQAKAQTLDVGQILDTVRRG, encoded by the coding sequence GTGAACGAGACCGAGCAGAAGTCGATCCTGACCCTCAGCCTGATGGCGGCGTTCGCCGACGGCGAGAAGAGCCCGCAGGAGCGCGAGCAGATCAAGCGCATCGCCGACACGCTGGCGCAGGAAGGCGCATCCGACCTGCCGGCGCTGTACCAGGACGTGCTGCTCCGGCGTGTTTCGTTGCAGTCCGCCGCGGGTGCGCTCACCTCCGAAGGCGCCCGGCAGCTGGCGTTCGAGATGGCGGTCTGCGTGTGTGACGCCGACGGCGTGCAGTCGGACGGCGAGCGCCGGTTTCTCGAAGAATTGCGCTCGGCGCTGGGGCTCGGCGCGGGCCCGAGCCGCGACTACGTCGGGCGGGCCGAGGCGATCGCGGCGGTGCCGGTGCAGCCGCCTGCGACGGCCGACCTGGCCTCTACGCTGAGCGATGCCGAACTGGACAAGACCATCCTCGATGCGTCGATCCTCAACGGCGCGCTCGAGCTGCTGCCCGAGTCGCTCGCCACCATGGCGATCCTGCCGCTGCAGATGCGGCTGGTCTACCGCGTCGGCAAGTCCTACGGCTTCGAATTGGATCGCGGGCACATCAAGGATTTCCTGGCGACGGCCGGTGTCGGCCTGACCTCGCAGTACCTGGAGCAGGCGGGCCGCAAATTGATCGGCGGCCTGCTCGGCGCGATCGGCGGACGGCTCCTGGGCGGCATCGGCAAGCAGGCCGTCAGCTCCGGCATGAGTTTCGCCAGCACCTACGCGCTCGGGCACGTCGCCAAGCGCTACTACGCCGGCAACCGCGTGCTGTCGGGACAGATGCTGCGCGAGGCGTTCGAGGGCATGCTCGGCGAGGCGCGCGGGCTGCAATCGCGCTACCTGCCGCAGATGCAGGCCAAGGCCCAGACCCTGGACGTGGGGCAGATCCTCGATACCGTCCGCCGCGGCTGA
- a CDS encoding DUF488 domain-containing protein: protein MIRRAYDEPGADDGYRVLVDRFWPRGRSKAALRLDQWARELAPSAGLIRWFGHIQTRWPAFRERYRNELDTPASRDRLRALLDAAGDARITLVYGARNETENQAVVLCEVLLEMR from the coding sequence GTGATCCGTCGCGCCTACGACGAACCCGGCGCGGACGATGGCTACCGGGTGCTGGTCGACCGGTTCTGGCCGCGCGGACGCAGCAAGGCGGCGCTCCGGCTCGACCAATGGGCACGCGAGCTTGCGCCGAGCGCCGGACTGATCCGCTGGTTCGGCCACATCCAGACGCGCTGGCCGGCGTTTCGCGAGCGCTACCGCAACGAACTCGATACGCCGGCATCGCGCGACCGCCTGCGCGCCCTGCTCGATGCCGCGGGCGACGCGCGGATCACCCTGGTCTACGGCGCCCGCAACGAAACCGAGAACCAGGCGGTGGTCCTGTGCGAGGTCCTGCTCGAAATGCGCTGA
- a CDS encoding uracil-DNA glycosylase family protein: MQAGPTARLLIVGQAPSARVHASGVPWDDASGRRLRDWLALDAARFYDPGAVAIVPMGYCYPGRGGGGDLPPRRECAELWLPALLARLPAVELTLLIGGYAQRHFLGTARKAGLTETVAAFAEYAPGYLPLPHPSPRNTAWLQRNRWFEDRLLPHVRRRVQATLGAPSGVAP; this comes from the coding sequence GTGCAAGCCGGCCCCACGGCACGCCTGCTGATCGTCGGCCAGGCACCCAGCGCGCGCGTCCATGCCAGCGGCGTACCCTGGGACGATGCCAGCGGCCGCCGGCTTCGCGACTGGCTCGCGCTCGACGCTGCGCGCTTCTACGATCCCGGAGCGGTCGCCATCGTACCGATGGGTTACTGCTACCCGGGCCGGGGCGGTGGCGGCGACCTGCCGCCGCGGCGCGAATGCGCCGAGCTCTGGCTGCCGGCCCTGCTGGCGCGGCTGCCGGCGGTGGAGTTGACCTTGCTGATCGGCGGGTACGCCCAGCGGCATTTCCTCGGCACGGCGCGCAAGGCCGGGTTGACGGAAACCGTGGCCGCCTTCGCCGAATACGCGCCGGGCTATCTGCCGTTGCCGCATCCCTCGCCGCGCAATACCGCCTGGCTGCAGCGCAACCGCTGGTTCGAAGACCGCCTGCTGCCGCACGTGCGTCGCCGCGTACAGGCCACGCTGGGCGCGCCCTCCGGCGTGGCGCCGTGA
- the parE gene encoding DNA topoisomerase IV subunit B: MSSRYNAADIEVLSGLDPVKRRPGMYTDTARPNHLAQEVIDNSVDEALAGHARTIEVVVHADGSVTVGDDGRGMPVDIHPEEGIPGVELILTRLHAGGKFSNRNYQFSGGLHGVGVSVVNALSQRVEVTIRREGQVYRMDFKDGDRASELAVVGSVAKKQTGTTVRFWPDPKYFDSPKISLSRLKHVLRAKAVLCAGLTVRLSDEASGEKEEWFYEDGLRDYLRSMVGDAERLPEELYVGAQQREKSAVDFALAWLPEGELTQESYVNLIPTAQGGTHVNGLRTGLTNALREFCDFRNLLPRGVKLAPEDVWDRLSFVLSLRMQEPQFSGQTKERLSSRDAAGLVENAAHDGFSLYLNQHVAIGEKIAQLAIERAALRLKAEKQIVRKKVTQGPALPGKLADCASSDLSRTELFLVEGDSAGGSARQARDKDFQAILPLRGKILNTWEVESTSVLASQEVHDLAVAIGCDPGKDDLAGLRYGKVCILADADSDGLHIATLLSALFLRHFPALVRRGHVFVAMPPLFRVDVGKQMFYCLDESERDAMLEKIEREKIRGTVSVTRFKGLGEMNPSQLRESTINPDTRRLVQLTVGDGEDGTRPLMDMLLSKKRASDRKAWLEEKGDLASLEV; the protein is encoded by the coding sequence ATGAGCAGCCGCTACAACGCCGCCGACATCGAAGTCCTCTCCGGGCTGGACCCGGTCAAGCGCCGCCCGGGCATGTATACCGACACGGCCCGGCCGAACCACCTGGCGCAGGAGGTCATCGACAACTCGGTCGACGAGGCGCTGGCCGGCCACGCCCGCACGATCGAGGTCGTGGTGCACGCCGACGGCTCCGTGACGGTCGGTGACGACGGCCGCGGCATGCCGGTGGACATCCATCCGGAGGAAGGCATTCCCGGCGTCGAACTGATCCTGACGCGGCTGCATGCCGGCGGCAAGTTCTCCAATCGCAACTACCAGTTCTCCGGCGGCCTCCACGGCGTGGGCGTCTCGGTCGTCAACGCGCTGTCGCAGCGCGTCGAGGTCACGATCCGGCGCGAAGGCCAGGTCTACCGCATGGACTTCAAGGACGGCGACCGGGCCAGCGAGCTGGCCGTGGTCGGCTCCGTCGCCAAGAAGCAGACCGGTACCACGGTGCGCTTCTGGCCGGACCCCAAGTACTTCGACTCGCCGAAGATCTCGCTGTCCCGGCTCAAGCACGTGCTGCGCGCCAAGGCGGTGCTCTGCGCCGGCCTGACCGTGCGTCTTTCCGACGAGGCCAGCGGTGAAAAGGAGGAATGGTTCTACGAGGACGGCCTGCGCGACTACCTGCGCTCGATGGTCGGCGACGCCGAGCGGCTGCCGGAGGAGCTCTACGTCGGCGCGCAGCAGCGCGAGAAGAGCGCGGTCGACTTCGCCCTCGCCTGGCTGCCCGAGGGCGAGCTGACGCAGGAAAGCTACGTCAACCTGATCCCGACCGCGCAGGGCGGCACCCACGTCAACGGACTGCGCACCGGCCTGACCAATGCGCTGCGCGAGTTCTGCGATTTCCGCAACCTGCTGCCGCGCGGCGTCAAGCTCGCGCCCGAGGATGTCTGGGACCGGCTGAGCTTCGTGCTGTCGCTGCGCATGCAGGAGCCGCAGTTCTCCGGCCAGACCAAGGAGCGCCTGTCCTCGCGCGATGCCGCCGGCCTGGTCGAGAACGCGGCCCATGACGGCTTCTCGCTGTACCTCAACCAGCACGTGGCGATCGGCGAGAAGATCGCGCAGCTGGCGATCGAGCGCGCCGCGCTCCGGCTCAAGGCCGAGAAGCAGATCGTCCGCAAGAAGGTGACCCAGGGACCGGCCCTGCCCGGCAAGCTCGCCGATTGCGCGTCGAGCGACCTGTCGCGCACCGAGTTGTTCCTCGTCGAAGGCGATTCGGCCGGTGGCTCGGCGCGCCAGGCGCGCGACAAGGATTTCCAGGCGATCCTGCCGCTGCGCGGCAAGATCCTCAACACCTGGGAAGTGGAGTCGACCAGCGTGCTGGCCTCGCAGGAAGTGCACGACCTGGCGGTGGCGATCGGCTGCGATCCGGGCAAGGACGACCTGGCCGGCCTGCGCTACGGCAAGGTCTGCATCCTGGCCGACGCCGACTCGGACGGCCTGCACATCGCCACCTTGCTCTCCGCGCTGTTCCTGCGCCACTTCCCGGCGCTGGTGCGCCGCGGCCACGTCTTCGTCGCGATGCCGCCGCTGTTTCGCGTGGACGTGGGCAAGCAGATGTTCTACTGCCTCGACGAGAGCGAGCGCGACGCGATGCTCGAGAAGATCGAGCGCGAGAAGATCCGCGGCACGGTCAGCGTGACCCGCTTCAAGGGCCTGGGCGAGATGAATCCCTCGCAATTGCGCGAATCGACGATCAATCCCGACACGCGCCGCCTGGTCCAGTTGACCGTCGGTGACGGCGAGGACGGCACGCGGCCGCTGATGGACATGCTGCTCAGCAAGAAGCGCGCGTCCGATCGCAAGGCCTGGCTCGAGGAAAAGGGCGACCTCGCCTCGCTCGAGGTCTGA
- the mdtD gene encoding multidrug transporter subunit MdtD: MNPSPPRDSLLWLVAIAVFMQMLDTTIVNTALPAMARGLGESPLRMQAVVIAYSLTVAILIPASGWLADRFGTRAVFLAAIVLFTLGSLGCALSQSLAQIVGARIVQGIGGAMLLPVGRLAVLRTFPGAGFLRAMSLVTMPGLAGPMIGPTLGGWLVEAASWHWIFLINLPMGLVGLVWAVRVMPDLRGEPGRRFDLGGYVLLATGMVAVLLALDGLPLRRGGYGVLCGLFGVGVLAILAYARHARRSTQPLFPPALLDVRLFRVGVSGNLVSRLGSSGMPFLIPLLLQVALGYSALQAGLMMIPVAAASMFIKRPAVWLIGRYGYRNVLVVNTFLVGLAMASFGLIGPGHPVWLLVVQFAAFGAVNSLQFTAMNTVALRDLKGTLASSGNSALSMVMMLSMSLGVAIASGLLAFFSGLSVAGGEVSVLAGFQATFVCIGLLSALSAAIFWRLGDDAVRAPQAPIDV, encoded by the coding sequence ATGAACCCATCGCCGCCGCGTGATTCGCTGCTCTGGCTGGTCGCCATCGCGGTGTTCATGCAGATGCTCGACACCACGATCGTCAATACCGCCCTGCCGGCCATGGCGCGCGGATTGGGGGAGTCGCCGCTGCGCATGCAGGCGGTCGTGATCGCCTATTCGCTGACTGTCGCGATCCTGATCCCGGCGTCGGGCTGGCTGGCCGACCGGTTCGGCACCCGCGCGGTGTTCCTGGCCGCGATCGTCCTGTTCACGCTCGGCTCGCTCGGCTGCGCCTTGTCGCAGAGCCTCGCCCAGATCGTCGGCGCACGCATCGTCCAGGGCATCGGCGGGGCGATGCTGCTGCCGGTCGGCCGGCTGGCGGTACTGAGGACGTTTCCCGGCGCCGGCTTCCTGCGCGCGATGAGCCTGGTGACGATGCCCGGACTGGCCGGCCCGATGATCGGGCCCACGCTCGGCGGCTGGCTGGTGGAGGCCGCCTCGTGGCATTGGATCTTCCTGATCAACCTGCCGATGGGCCTCGTCGGGCTGGTCTGGGCCGTGCGGGTGATGCCGGACCTGCGCGGCGAGCCGGGGCGCCGCTTCGACCTGGGCGGCTACGTCCTGCTGGCGACGGGCATGGTCGCGGTGCTGCTGGCGCTGGACGGCCTGCCGCTGCGGCGGGGCGGCTACGGCGTGCTGTGCGGCCTGTTCGGGGTCGGCGTGCTGGCGATCCTCGCCTACGCCCGCCATGCCCGCCGGTCCACCCAGCCGCTGTTCCCGCCGGCACTGCTCGACGTTCGCCTGTTTCGCGTCGGGGTATCGGGCAACCTGGTCTCGCGGCTCGGCAGCAGCGGCATGCCGTTCCTGATCCCGCTGCTGCTGCAGGTCGCGCTCGGCTACTCGGCACTGCAGGCGGGGTTGATGATGATTCCGGTCGCGGCGGCCAGCATGTTCATCAAGCGCCCGGCGGTGTGGCTGATCGGCCGCTACGGCTACCGCAACGTATTGGTGGTCAATACCTTCCTGGTCGGCCTGGCGATGGCGAGCTTCGGCCTGATCGGGCCCGGGCATCCGGTGTGGCTGCTGGTGGTGCAGTTCGCCGCTTTCGGGGCGGTCAACTCGTTGCAGTTCACCGCCATGAACACGGTGGCGCTGCGTGATCTCAAGGGAACCCTGGCCAGCAGCGGCAACAGCGCCTTGTCGATGGTGATGATGCTGTCGATGAGCCTCGGCGTCGCGATCGCCAGCGGACTGCTGGCGTTCTTCTCCGGATTGTCCGTGGCGGGCGGTGAGGTGTCGGTGCTGGCGGGCTTCCAGGCGACGTTCGTCTGTATCGGGCTGCTCAGCGCGTTGTCGGCCGCGATCTTCTGGCGGCTCGGGGACGATGCCGTTCGGGCGCCGCAGGCGCCGATCGACGTCTAG
- a CDS encoding C40 family peptidase has protein sequence MRKHPARLRFFPVGLLTLVLMPAAAAQGSTVDWASGPSLEALLGIEPPAVLQASLVAVPAETASAGLTADEKPGHLLIALAKQLRDIRYRRGGSNPKTGFDCSGFVRYVFQHALGVSLPAGSAAQFRVGDTIDRRDMQPGDLVFFRIAGKRISHVGIYVAEGRFIHAPSAGKVVRVDSLEQTYWARRFAGARRPEAIART, from the coding sequence ATGCGAAAGCACCCCGCGCGACTGCGCTTTTTCCCTGTAGGCCTGCTGACGCTGGTCCTGATGCCGGCGGCCGCTGCGCAGGGATCCACCGTGGACTGGGCGAGCGGTCCCAGCCTGGAAGCGCTGCTGGGGATCGAACCGCCTGCCGTCCTGCAGGCCTCCCTGGTCGCCGTACCTGCCGAAACGGCATCGGCGGGCCTGACGGCCGACGAGAAGCCCGGGCACCTGCTGATCGCACTGGCCAAGCAGCTGCGCGACATCCGCTACCGGCGCGGCGGCTCGAATCCCAAGACCGGCTTCGACTGCAGCGGCTTCGTCCGCTACGTGTTCCAGCATGCCCTGGGCGTCAGCCTGCCGGCCGGCTCCGCCGCGCAGTTCCGGGTCGGCGACACGATCGACCGCCGCGACATGCAGCCCGGCGACCTGGTGTTCTTCCGCATTGCCGGCAAGCGCATCTCGCACGTCGGGATCTACGTCGCCGAGGGCCGTTTCATCCATGCGCCCTCGGCCGGCAAGGTCGTACGCGTGGACAGCCTCGAACAGACGTACTGGGCGCGACGGTTCGCCGGCGCCCGGCGGCCCGAGGCGATCGCCCGCACCTGA